A single genomic interval of Chloroflexi bacterium ADurb.Bin180 harbors:
- the yciC gene encoding putative metal chaperone YciC, with protein sequence MRLLLIAGFLGSGKTTLTINLARAAVARGKKVAILVNEIGAIGIDNQLMRQLELNVFQLFGGCICCSLAGDLVSSLQQLDTAYDPDLVMVEPSGAAEPGNILNALPYYDGRPLDNITTLALLDPTRLSELYEVLTPLITRQAQGADWLVVTKADLAQPEEVEVAVRIATGINPRARLVKVDARAPLDQALVEEWVG encoded by the coding sequence GTGCGCCTTCTGCTGATTGCGGGATTCCTGGGCTCGGGCAAGACCACGCTGACCATCAACCTGGCGCGAGCGGCAGTGGCGCGCGGCAAGAAGGTGGCGATCCTGGTCAACGAGATCGGCGCCATTGGCATCGACAACCAGCTCATGCGCCAGCTCGAGCTGAATGTGTTCCAGCTCTTTGGCGGCTGCATCTGCTGCAGCCTCGCCGGCGACCTGGTGTCCAGCCTGCAACAACTCGACACGGCCTACGACCCGGACCTGGTGATGGTCGAACCCTCTGGTGCGGCCGAGCCGGGAAACATCCTGAACGCACTGCCCTACTACGACGGCCGACCGCTCGACAACATCACCACGCTGGCCCTGCTGGATCCCACCCGATTGAGTGAACTGTACGAGGTGCTTACCCCGCTGATCACCAGACAGGCGCAAGGGGCGGACTGGCTGGTGGTGACCAAGGCCGACCTGGCTCAGCCCGAGGAGGTCGAGGTGGCGGTGCGCATCGCCACCGGCATCAATCCGCGAGCCCGTTTGGTGAAGGTGGATGCCAGGGCCCCGCTGGACCAGGCCCTGGTCGAGGAGTGGGTCGGGTGA
- the metH_2 gene encoding Methionine synthase, whose amino-acid sequence MSHEQARIQDETKALLRQRIADLDEDGVLELVRAGQAAGVDPGAAIAVCEEGMRLVGERYERGEYRLSGLIMAGEIFREVLELARPLMEIRLAGEASGRVLLGTVKGDIHDIGKAILQMALRAHGFEVQDLGVDVPPQVLVDRAVEWRPDVVGLSCLLTSSYESMRETTRLLKQHPDLAAQPIPVIIGGGVVNEMVREYVGADHWCNDALGGVRLCQQLVENAQARRR is encoded by the coding sequence TTGAGTCACGAACAAGCCAGAATCCAAGACGAAACCAAAGCCCTGCTGCGACAGCGCATCGCTGACCTGGACGAAGACGGCGTGCTCGAGCTGGTGAGGGCGGGCCAGGCCGCCGGAGTCGACCCGGGTGCCGCCATTGCCGTGTGCGAAGAGGGCATGCGCCTGGTCGGCGAGCGCTATGAGCGCGGCGAGTACCGACTCTCCGGGCTGATCATGGCCGGCGAGATTTTTCGCGAGGTTCTGGAGCTCGCGCGCCCGCTGATGGAGATACGATTGGCCGGAGAGGCCAGCGGCCGGGTGCTGCTGGGTACGGTCAAGGGCGACATCCACGACATTGGCAAGGCCATCCTGCAGATGGCCCTGCGTGCGCACGGCTTTGAGGTGCAGGACCTGGGCGTGGACGTGCCCCCGCAGGTCCTGGTCGACAGGGCGGTGGAATGGCGGCCGGACGTGGTGGGGCTGTCGTGCCTCCTGACCTCTTCCTACGAGTCGATGCGCGAAACGACCCGCCTGCTGAAACAGCATCCGGACCTCGCCGCGCAGCCCATTCCGGTGATCATCGGAGGAGGCGTGGTGAACGAGATGGTGCGCGAATACGTGGGAGCCGATCATTGGTGCAACGACGCCCTGGGGGGAGTGCGGTTGTGCCAGCAGCTCGTCGAGAACGCGCAAGCTCGGCGCAGGTAA
- the yurK_3 gene encoding putative HTH-type transcriptional regulator YurK, whose protein sequence is MVSPLSRSKPTAPREDREPYEPAYALVARVLSQEIARGVYRPGDRLPSESQLRVRFGVSGMTVRRAMNILVDHGAVTASQGKGVFVRGLHMHEAAFYLRERQEDVLLDSSAEVRLQQASILPADQRVARKLGIEPGTRVIYLRRLVLKPDGPVMLHREYIVYDPRAGTVEAELQITSLEGLLRGRAGDGLRRGDLALEATVLNEEEAELLQAPVGSPALCLEHVFYDFQDRPVAWGWFLGGAERFRLVARIGGEIA, encoded by the coding sequence GTGGTGAGTCCGCTTTCGAGAAGCAAACCCACTGCTCCCCGGGAAGACCGCGAGCCTTACGAGCCGGCCTATGCGCTAGTGGCCCGCGTGCTGAGCCAGGAGATCGCGCGGGGAGTCTATCGCCCCGGCGACCGGCTGCCCTCCGAGTCGCAGCTCCGCGTCCGCTTTGGGGTCAGCGGCATGACGGTACGCCGTGCGATGAACATCCTCGTTGATCACGGCGCGGTCACGGCCAGCCAGGGCAAGGGCGTGTTTGTGCGCGGCCTCCACATGCACGAAGCGGCCTTTTACCTGCGGGAGCGCCAGGAAGACGTTCTGCTCGACAGCAGTGCTGAGGTGCGGCTCCAGCAGGCGTCCATCCTGCCGGCCGATCAACGTGTCGCCCGCAAGCTGGGGATCGAGCCGGGCACACGGGTGATCTATCTGCGACGGCTCGTGCTCAAGCCGGATGGGCCGGTGATGCTGCATCGCGAGTACATCGTCTATGACCCGCGGGCGGGCACGGTCGAGGCCGAGCTGCAGATCACCTCGCTGGAGGGATTGCTGCGCGGCCGCGCCGGCGACGGGCTGCGCCGGGGCGATCTTGCGCTGGAGGCCACGGTGCTCAATGAGGAAGAGGCCGAGCTGCTCCAGGCGCCGGTTGGCTCGCCGGCACTGTGCCTCGAGCACGTCTTTTACGACTTTCAGGATCGACCGGTAGCCTGGGGCTGGTTCCTCGGCGGGGCAGAGCGCTTCAGGCTCGTTGCCCGCATTGGAGGCGAGATCGCTTGA
- the pdaC gene encoding Peptidoglycan-N-acetylmuramic acid deacetylase PdaC, producing the protein MYAPAAVFGPDPKYANVYVYTIEEQANDGRSLLNVAYPVLENPAINTTLRTLSESFIDEWRTTAAEQEALYQDYLRRTGEVAVSVVANYVQHFDVTLANADLISLSIERYRFTGGTGSTDVTGYIFDRRSGAELGPADLFTSDAYLERLSTLSRQELERRVQTEAAESQFDSPAVRDQWLSGMLEMIRGGTEPVPDNFDGLLFHEDGTLHIQFDKYQVGPGSSGVVTVVLPVESVADLLTPKLLRLLSTVKPELMHTPTPTATPPPAAVDCSQVPCVALTFDDGPSIYTEHLLDILAEHHAHATFFVLGKSAKVQAKTILRMAREGHEIGNHSWSHPSFKELNAEQILEQVDPTNKLVAELTGTAPRLFRPPYGRVTQDVLAAVPMPVILWSLDPLDWQDRDADLVAQRLSQAKNGGILLAHDIFTTTVQAMPAVLTSLTERGFHFVTVTELLAPTVPLPGHVYDHRTAH; encoded by the coding sequence ATGTATGCCCCGGCCGCGGTCTTTGGCCCCGACCCCAAGTACGCCAACGTTTATGTCTACACCATCGAGGAGCAGGCCAACGACGGCCGCTCGCTCCTCAACGTGGCCTACCCGGTGCTCGAGAACCCGGCCATCAACACCACGCTGCGCACCCTCTCCGAGTCGTTCATCGACGAGTGGCGCACCACCGCGGCTGAACAGGAAGCGCTCTACCAGGATTACCTCCGCCGCACCGGCGAGGTCGCCGTGTCCGTCGTCGCCAACTATGTGCAGCATTTCGACGTCACCCTGGCCAACGCGGACCTGATCTCCCTGTCCATCGAACGTTACCGCTTTACCGGCGGCACCGGCAGCACCGACGTCACCGGCTATATCTTTGACCGCCGCTCCGGCGCCGAGCTGGGCCCCGCCGACCTCTTTACCAGCGACGCTTACCTCGAGCGGCTCTCGACCCTCTCTCGCCAGGAGCTGGAACGCCGCGTCCAGACCGAGGCGGCGGAATCGCAATTCGACTCTCCCGCGGTGCGCGACCAGTGGCTGTCCGGCATGCTCGAAATGATCCGCGGCGGCACCGAGCCAGTACCCGATAACTTTGACGGCCTGCTCTTTCACGAGGACGGCACCCTGCACATCCAGTTCGACAAGTACCAGGTCGGCCCCGGCAGCTCTGGCGTGGTCACCGTGGTCTTGCCAGTGGAAAGCGTCGCCGACCTGCTTACGCCCAAGCTGCTGCGCCTGCTGAGCACCGTCAAACCGGAGCTGATGCACACCCCCACGCCGACTGCCACCCCCCCTCCCGCGGCGGTAGACTGCAGTCAGGTGCCCTGCGTGGCCCTCACCTTTGACGACGGTCCGTCCATCTACACCGAGCACCTGCTGGATATCCTGGCCGAGCACCACGCCCACGCCACCTTCTTTGTGCTGGGCAAGTCGGCCAAGGTCCAGGCCAAGACCATCCTCCGCATGGCCCGGGAGGGCCACGAGATCGGCAACCACTCCTGGAGCCATCCCAGCTTTAAGGAGCTGAACGCCGAGCAGATCCTCGAGCAGGTCGATCCGACCAACAAGCTGGTGGCCGAGCTCACCGGCACCGCTCCGCGCTTGTTCCGCCCTCCCTACGGCCGGGTGACCCAAGACGTGCTCGCCGCCGTACCCATGCCGGTGATCCTGTGGAGCCTCGACCCGCTGGACTGGCAGGACCGCGACGCTGACCTCGTCGCCCAGCGGCTGAGCCAGGCCAAGAACGGCGGCATCCTCCTGGCCCACGACATCTTTACCACCACGGTCCAGGCTATGCCGGCCGTGCTTACCTCGCTGACCGAGCGCGGCTTTCACTTTGTCACCGTGACCGAACTCCTTGCGCCCACGGTGCCGCTCCCCGGCCACGTGTACGACCACCGCACCGCGCACTGA
- the metH_3 gene encoding Methionine synthase, with protein MNQTIATAVEEGNLYEIEDLVNGALAKGEAPKELLEAMMAGLKACGDRFEKGEYFLPELMGAGDAFKAGMGVLAPKLRAGDQVSQGKVVLGTVHGDVHDIGKNLVGFMLSSAGFTVVDIGVDVSTEGFVRAVQEHEPQVLGMSALLTTTMLGMEGVIAALKKEGLRDRVKVIIGGGPVSKKYAEDIGADAYGNDAAQAVNLVKGLL; from the coding sequence ATGAACCAGACCATCGCAACCGCCGTTGAAGAGGGCAACCTGTACGAAATCGAAGACCTGGTGAACGGCGCGCTGGCCAAAGGCGAGGCGCCGAAGGAGCTGCTGGAAGCGATGATGGCCGGATTGAAGGCCTGCGGGGACCGGTTCGAGAAAGGGGAGTACTTTTTGCCCGAGCTGATGGGGGCGGGGGATGCCTTCAAGGCGGGGATGGGCGTGCTGGCGCCAAAGCTGCGGGCCGGGGATCAGGTCTCGCAGGGGAAGGTAGTGCTGGGCACGGTACACGGGGACGTACACGATATTGGGAAGAACCTGGTGGGGTTCATGCTGTCGAGTGCGGGGTTCACGGTGGTGGACATCGGGGTGGACGTATCGACGGAGGGGTTTGTGCGGGCGGTGCAGGAGCATGAGCCGCAGGTGCTGGGGATGTCGGCATTGTTGACGACGACGATGCTGGGGATGGAGGGCGTGATCGCGGCGCTGAAGAAGGAAGGGTTGCGGGACAGGGTGAAGGTGATCATTGGCGGAGGACCGGTATCGAAAAAGTACGCGGAGGATATCGGGGCCGATGCCTACGGGAATGATGCCGCACAAGCAGTGAATTTGGTCAAGGGGCTGCTGTAG
- a CDS encoding Uroporphyrinogen decarboxylase (URO-D), which yields MANPMVMMGKALLKHTLHLGELTGTERFMVSAVTLPDRASTFLAATNVEPELIDPRFDYVLLSQSMEANLELFGLVRQRVKADVVAVPYWLGLMCVGPAEFGTVFKIEKRRVPYPVDYPIKKREDIDRIKPPQQASGYLKMVFDINKEAQRRYPDAMIMVMMDGPWDLAMLLRGDRELPKDLRIHRDYTEAKDQATRDKIRRFGDPDIYPAIMELTTQLSVRIFQLAEENGLSLLGSAMVDQYAAKPIMSREDYFKYVHPYRVKAWTALKKKVGAGYQVTSPQESEQNMSDPVLNKGFGVFSNYIYPQTPEGVTLPEYDLPSLRLAKKHKQGYMYMVHGKYLRDATEAQLDATVQRICQMATGERTNLMVSIASVPPGASVEKANYVFQLVEKYGRY from the coding sequence ATGGCAAATCCGATGGTGATGATGGGCAAGGCGCTGCTCAAGCATACGCTCCATCTGGGCGAGCTGACCGGCACGGAGAGGTTCATGGTTTCGGCGGTGACGCTGCCAGACCGGGCCTCTACCTTCCTGGCGGCCACCAACGTCGAGCCGGAGCTGATCGACCCCAGGTTCGACTATGTGCTGCTCTCGCAGAGCATGGAAGCCAACCTGGAGCTCTTTGGCCTGGTGCGGCAGAGGGTCAAAGCCGACGTGGTGGCCGTGCCCTACTGGCTGGGCCTGATGTGCGTGGGGCCGGCCGAGTTCGGCACGGTGTTCAAGATCGAAAAGCGGCGCGTGCCTTACCCGGTGGACTATCCGATCAAAAAGCGCGAGGACATTGACCGGATCAAGCCGCCACAGCAGGCCAGCGGCTACTTGAAGATGGTCTTTGACATCAACAAGGAGGCCCAGCGGCGCTATCCCGACGCGATGATTATGGTCATGATGGACGGTCCGTGGGACCTGGCCATGCTCCTGCGCGGTGACAGGGAGCTGCCCAAGGACCTGCGCATCCACCGCGACTATACCGAGGCCAAAGACCAGGCGACGCGCGACAAGATCAGGCGCTTTGGCGACCCCGACATCTATCCGGCGATCATGGAGCTCACCACGCAGCTATCGGTGCGCATCTTTCAACTGGCCGAGGAGAACGGCCTCTCGCTGCTGGGCTCGGCGATGGTGGATCAGTACGCCGCCAAGCCGATCATGAGCCGCGAGGATTACTTCAAGTACGTGCATCCTTACCGCGTCAAAGCCTGGACCGCGCTGAAGAAAAAGGTGGGAGCGGGATATCAGGTGACTTCGCCCCAGGAATCGGAGCAGAACATGTCTGACCCGGTGCTGAACAAGGGGTTCGGGGTGTTCAGCAACTATATCTACCCGCAGACGCCGGAGGGAGTCACCCTGCCCGAGTACGACCTGCCCAGTTTGCGACTGGCCAAAAAGCACAAGCAGGGCTATATGTACATGGTGCACGGCAAGTACCTGCGTGACGCTACCGAGGCTCAGCTCGATGCCACAGTGCAGCGCATCTGCCAGATGGCCACCGGGGAGCGAACCAACCTGATGGTTTCGATTGCCTCTGTGCCGCCAGGGGCCAGCGTGGAGAAGGCCAACTATGTTTTCCAGCTCGTCGAAAAGTACGGGAGGTACTAG
- the metH_4 gene encoding Methionine synthase: protein MSDQRVTLDNEQLDRAFLAQVQNASPGRGRALAKGEVLFWQGDPVEAIFVVQSGSLKEYTLLPDGRAYAYRLLGPGGLAGATAYLLGHDHDTIAQALDEVSVIALSPELFDRLLAQNPRFSSLLIKKLAESAQSSRRQARDLGFLDVQQRLMGSLLDLARKHGIATERGLEIPAELTHEDIGQLVAANRSTITVLLNELRRQGLIWKKGRHWVVIPPEHYALLAGLREAVVGASEWEAADWAERANAAQVDPMLALDALSQGMRQVERRYVGGELELADVMWSATVMKQVMELLEGQPARLERQERTLGTVVIGTVESDVHDLGKNMVSMFLTARGFEVIDLGVDVPAARFVEAVWVHRPDILALSALLTTTAQNAGQVIRALEEAGLRDKVKVIVGGEPMTPHLAAELGADGYAPSAREAVALAWRLTQP from the coding sequence GTGAGTGACCAACGGGTGACACTCGACAACGAGCAGCTCGACCGGGCCTTTCTGGCTCAGGTGCAGAACGCCTCGCCGGGTCGCGGCAGGGCGCTGGCCAAAGGCGAGGTGCTCTTCTGGCAGGGCGACCCGGTGGAGGCTATCTTTGTGGTTCAGTCGGGCAGCCTCAAGGAATACACCCTCCTGCCCGACGGCCGGGCCTACGCGTACCGCCTGCTCGGTCCGGGCGGGCTGGCCGGCGCCACGGCCTACCTGCTGGGCCACGACCACGATACCATCGCCCAGGCGCTGGACGAGGTGAGCGTCATTGCCCTCTCCCCCGAGTTGTTCGACCGCTTGCTGGCGCAGAACCCCCGTTTCTCATCCCTGCTGATCAAAAAGCTGGCCGAGAGCGCGCAGTCCTCGCGACGGCAGGCACGCGACCTGGGCTTTCTCGATGTACAGCAGCGGCTGATGGGCAGCCTGCTGGACCTGGCGCGGAAGCACGGCATCGCCACCGAGCGCGGGCTGGAGATCCCGGCCGAGTTGACCCACGAGGACATTGGTCAGCTCGTGGCGGCCAATCGCAGCACGATCACCGTGCTCTTGAACGAGCTCAGGAGGCAGGGGCTCATCTGGAAAAAGGGCCGCCACTGGGTGGTGATTCCGCCGGAACACTATGCTCTTCTCGCCGGCCTGCGCGAGGCAGTAGTGGGGGCCAGCGAGTGGGAGGCTGCGGACTGGGCGGAGCGGGCGAACGCGGCGCAGGTGGACCCCATGCTGGCGCTGGACGCCCTGTCGCAGGGCATGAGGCAGGTCGAGCGGCGCTATGTGGGCGGAGAGCTCGAGCTGGCCGATGTGATGTGGTCGGCCACGGTGATGAAACAGGTCATGGAACTGCTGGAGGGTCAGCCCGCCCGGCTGGAGCGGCAGGAGCGCACGCTGGGCACGGTGGTCATCGGCACGGTGGAAAGCGATGTACACGACCTGGGCAAGAACATGGTCAGTATGTTCCTCACCGCGCGCGGGTTCGAGGTGATCGACCTGGGGGTAGACGTGCCGGCGGCGCGGTTCGTGGAGGCGGTGTGGGTGCACCGACCGGACATCCTGGCCCTGTCGGCACTGCTCACCACCACGGCGCAGAATGCGGGCCAGGTGATTCGGGCGCTGGAGGAGGCCGGGCTGAGAGACAAGGTCAAAGTGATCGTGGGCGGAGAGCCGATGACGCCGCACCTGGCCGCCGAGCTGGGCGCGGACGGTTATGCCCCCAGCGCCCGGGAAGCGGTGGCCCTGGCCTGGAGGCTGACCCAGCCCTAG
- a CDS encoding Transposase IS200 like protein gives MTDHSPPWYDPVHRRHSVHLRDLDYRATGAYFVTLCTADRSTIFGTVAGDEVHLTQAGRLVEDCWNWLAEQYLYVTLDAWVLMPNHLHGILAIGETPGQRKPLGRLIGAFKTVSTKRVNELRGTPGAVVWQRDYYEHIVRSESDLASIRQYITDNPRQWALDRENPCRMRR, from the coding sequence GTGACGGACCATTCCCCACCTTGGTACGATCCCGTGCACCGTCGGCACTCTGTCCATCTTCGCGACTTGGACTACCGCGCGACCGGGGCATACTTTGTGACGCTGTGCACAGCGGATCGCTCCACGATCTTTGGAACGGTAGCGGGCGATGAGGTGCACCTGACGCAGGCCGGTCGCCTGGTAGAAGACTGCTGGAACTGGCTGGCTGAGCAGTACCTGTACGTCACACTGGACGCCTGGGTGCTGATGCCCAATCACCTGCACGGCATCCTGGCCATCGGCGAGACGCCCGGGCAGCGCAAACCGTTGGGCCGCTTGATCGGAGCTTTCAAGACAGTCTCGACCAAGCGCGTCAATGAACTGCGTGGGACGCCAGGTGCGGTCGTATGGCAACGGGACTATTACGAGCACATCGTGCGCAGCGAAAGCGATTTGGCGAGCATTCGGCAGTACATTACCGACAACCCGCGTCAGTGGGCGCTGGATCGTGAGAATCCGTGCCGAATGCGTCGATAG
- the rnjA_2 gene encoding Ribonuclease J 1 gives MTGKLSILPLGGLGEVGKNMTVLEYGRDSIVIDAGMTFPESDSFGVDYVIPDWSYLRSSKHTLRAILLTHAHLDHLGAVTHLLREFNVPVYATALTRGLLEVKLREEGLLDRASVITWVPGESLNIGPFKVEPYHVCHSIPDSVGLGITTPAGLIVHSGDWKFDPTPVDGWPTDEAKLAEFGRRGVLALLSDSTNADSPGSTPSEQVLDEVFDRFMTRAPGRLIVATFSSLISRVQQLINAAERHGRKIAVAGVSMTENIEVARKLGYLRVPDGMLLEPNQIDRLPPRQVVILATGSQGEPMAALNKLSTDTHRSLHIQRGDTVVLSSHIIPGNEEPTYGVVNRLFQRGADVHLGARAGAHVSGHASQEELKRLIGLLSPRYFVPVHGEIRHLVAHASLAAEMGISRERIITLENGLPLTLSEGRASLGKRVAAGAVFVDGSRLGEVSPEVLQQRDGLAQSGFVTAAAPLDRRTGTVLGQPRIVTSGFVHAPDSERLLARAQDVVRAAALKKRGAAIAHLEKHVEEALSEFFFHETRRRPVVTVALLPVEPAAGESRAAQVRTQPRSGLNRRGFRQRAPVAVGAR, from the coding sequence GTGACTGGAAAGTTATCCATCCTGCCCCTCGGCGGCCTCGGAGAGGTAGGCAAGAACATGACCGTTCTCGAATACGGCCGCGATAGCATCGTCATCGACGCGGGAATGACCTTTCCCGAGTCCGATTCGTTTGGCGTTGATTACGTCATCCCCGACTGGAGCTACCTGCGCAGCTCGAAACACACGCTGCGCGCGATCCTGCTCACCCACGCTCACCTGGACCACCTCGGCGCCGTGACCCACCTGCTGCGCGAGTTCAACGTGCCCGTGTACGCCACGGCCCTGACTCGCGGCCTGCTCGAGGTCAAGCTGCGCGAGGAAGGCCTGCTGGACCGCGCCTCCGTGATCACCTGGGTGCCCGGTGAATCCCTCAACATCGGCCCCTTCAAGGTCGAGCCCTATCACGTGTGCCATTCCATCCCCGACTCGGTCGGCCTGGGCATCACCACGCCGGCCGGCTTGATCGTTCACAGCGGCGACTGGAAGTTCGACCCTACGCCCGTCGACGGCTGGCCCACCGACGAGGCCAAACTGGCCGAGTTCGGCCGCCGCGGCGTGCTGGCCCTGCTGTCCGACAGCACCAACGCCGATTCGCCCGGCTCGACGCCCTCGGAGCAGGTTCTCGACGAGGTCTTTGATCGCTTCATGACCCGGGCTCCCGGCCGACTGATCGTGGCCACCTTTTCCTCACTGATCTCGCGCGTGCAGCAGCTTATCAACGCCGCCGAGCGCCACGGCCGCAAGATCGCCGTCGCCGGCGTGAGCATGACCGAGAACATCGAGGTGGCCCGCAAGCTCGGCTACCTGCGGGTGCCAGACGGCATGCTGCTCGAGCCGAATCAGATCGACCGCCTGCCGCCGCGCCAGGTGGTGATCCTGGCCACCGGCTCGCAGGGCGAGCCTATGGCCGCCCTGAACAAGCTCTCCACCGACACCCATCGTTCGCTGCACATTCAGCGCGGCGACACGGTGGTGCTCTCTTCCCACATCATCCCCGGCAACGAAGAGCCGACCTACGGGGTGGTCAATCGCCTCTTCCAGCGCGGCGCCGACGTGCACCTGGGCGCCCGGGCCGGCGCGCACGTCTCTGGCCACGCCAGCCAGGAAGAACTCAAGCGCTTGATCGGCCTGCTGTCGCCGCGCTACTTTGTCCCGGTGCACGGTGAAATCCGCCACCTGGTGGCCCACGCCAGCCTCGCGGCCGAGATGGGCATCTCCCGTGAACGCATCATCACACTCGAGAACGGCCTGCCCCTGACCTTGAGTGAAGGGCGCGCCTCCCTCGGCAAGCGTGTCGCCGCTGGTGCTGTCTTTGTGGATGGCTCGCGCCTGGGCGAGGTGAGCCCCGAGGTGCTGCAGCAGCGCGACGGCCTGGCCCAGAGCGGCTTTGTGACCGCCGCGGCCCCGCTTGACCGCCGCACCGGCACCGTGCTCGGGCAGCCGCGTATCGTCACCAGCGGCTTTGTGCACGCTCCCGACTCGGAGCGTCTGCTGGCCCGGGCTCAGGACGTGGTGCGTGCCGCCGCCCTCAAAAAGCGCGGCGCCGCTATCGCTCATCTGGAAAAGCACGTCGAAGAGGCTCTGTCCGAGTTCTTCTTCCACGAGACGCGGCGCAGGCCGGTGGTCACGGTTGCGCTGCTGCCCGTGGAGCCAGCCGCCGGTGAAAGCCGCGCGGCCCAAGTCAGAACACAGCCCCGCTCAGGGCTCAACAGGAGGGGGTTCAGGCAGCGAGCGCCAGTCGCCGTTGGCGCTCGGTAA
- the carD gene encoding RNA polymerase-binding transcription factor CarD, giving the protein MGFSVGDKVVHPRFGAGSITALQNKKHAEGTTRYYVIDVPAQRLTVRVPVLTAAAAGLRYAMSRLGPARVLSILRGRAHPLPDNYQHRQEQTAARLRTGRVTQLVRVVRDLTHHSRRARLTNVDSNYLRQGVELLAAEMALVTGQTIPETTKIIESALAAKPAA; this is encoded by the coding sequence ATGGGCTTTAGCGTGGGCGACAAGGTAGTCCATCCGCGGTTTGGTGCTGGCAGTATCACCGCACTGCAGAACAAGAAGCATGCCGAGGGGACGACGCGCTACTATGTGATCGATGTGCCGGCTCAAAGACTGACCGTGCGGGTGCCGGTGCTCACCGCTGCCGCAGCCGGCCTGCGCTATGCCATGTCGCGCCTCGGCCCGGCCCGCGTACTGTCTATCCTGCGCGGCAGAGCCCACCCCCTGCCCGACAACTATCAGCACCGCCAGGAGCAGACGGCAGCCCGATTGAGAACCGGCCGGGTCACCCAACTGGTCCGCGTGGTGCGCGACCTCACCCATCACTCCCGTCGGGCCCGCCTGACGAACGTCGACTCGAACTATCTGCGCCAGGGAGTCGAGCTGCTGGCCGCCGAGATGGCCCTGGTCACAGGCCAGACCATCCCCGAGACCACCAAGATCATCGAGTCCGCCCTCGCCGCGAAACCCGCTGCCTGA
- the gluP_2 gene encoding Rhomboid protease GluP has translation MIPLQDDSRRPINWPVVTVALIAINAVVFLLELVGGDAFINRWSLVPASIVAGRDWITILTSMFMHEGWMHIGGNMIFFWAFGPEIEDVMGPLRYLVFYLLGGLAATLAQVAVDPTSTVPNLGASGAIAAVMGAFLLTYPRDQIRTVVFLGWFVRVTLIPALVLVGVWFATQLLSEVGSVTTAASDGVAYMAHIGGFSFGALLSRLFETSERREEEGLDV, from the coding sequence ATGATTCCGCTGCAGGATGACAGTCGGCGGCCGATAAACTGGCCGGTGGTTACGGTGGCGCTGATCGCCATCAACGCGGTAGTTTTCCTCTTGGAGCTAGTCGGCGGAGACGCCTTCATCAACCGCTGGTCGCTGGTGCCGGCCAGCATCGTGGCCGGGCGCGACTGGATCACCATCCTCACGTCGATGTTTATGCACGAGGGTTGGATGCACATCGGCGGGAACATGATCTTTTTCTGGGCCTTTGGTCCCGAGATCGAGGACGTGATGGGTCCGCTGCGCTACCTGGTCTTTTACCTGCTGGGCGGGCTGGCGGCGACGCTGGCGCAGGTGGCGGTGGATCCCACGTCGACCGTGCCCAACCTGGGCGCGAGTGGGGCCATCGCTGCGGTGATGGGCGCATTCCTGCTCACCTACCCGCGCGACCAGATCCGCACGGTGGTGTTTCTGGGCTGGTTTGTGCGGGTCACGCTGATACCGGCGCTCGTTCTGGTGGGGGTGTGGTTCGCCACTCAGCTCCTGAGCGAGGTGGGCAGCGTAACCACGGCGGCCAGCGACGGCGTGGCCTATATGGCCCACATCGGCGGCTTTAGTTTTGGGGCGCTGCTCTCGCGGCTGTTCGAGACGAGCGAGCGGCGTGAGGAAGAGGGGCTGGACGTCTAG